The genomic DNA TACTGCTGATGAAAAAATACAAATCGTTCTACGTTATTTGAACGGAAATGAAAGTTATCGAGAAATGGGTAGATCGATCGGTATAAGTGACACAATCATTTTGAATTGGGTAAACCAATATAAACAGAATGGTGTGGAAGCTTTTCTAAAACGATGTACAAATTACACACAACAATTTAAACTAGACGTACTAAACTTTATGATTGAAAACGGTATGTCCTTATTTGAGACGGCAGCTATCTTTAACATTCCTGCCCCTTCAACGATTTCTGTTTGGAAAAAACAGTTCGAAACACAAGGAATTGATGCCCTTCAATCTAAGAAAAAGGGGCGTCTATCCATGAAAAAAGATTCAAATAAACAATTAAAACAAGCTTTAGCTGAAGGGTCAGTCGAAGCACTTGAAGCACGTATTCAACAGCTTGAGATGGAAAATGAGTACTTAAAAAAGTTGAATGCCTTAGTTCAAAACAAGGAAAAATCACGAAACAAGACAAAGCGCAAGTAGTCTATGAATTAAGGCATAAATATTCGGTGAAGGCACTCGTGGAGCTAGCTACTATTCCTCGAAGCACGTATTATGATTTAGTAAAGAAAATGAATCGTCCAGATGTAGATGCCGATTTGAAAGCGGAGATTAAAGCGATTTATGAGGAAAATGAAGGTCGTTATGGTTACCGTCGCATTCGTGATGAATTAACGAATCGTGGTCAGAAAGTGAATCACAAGAAGGTTCAGCGCATTATGAAAGAGCTTGGATTAAAGTGTGTTGTGCGTATGAAAAAATATAAGTCTTATAAAGGAAAAGTTGGTAGAATTGCACCTAATTTTTTAGAGCGTAATTTTCATACAGATGCACCGAATCAAAAATGGGTAACAGACATCACAGAGTTTAAATTATTTGGAGAAAAACTGTATGTATCACCTGTATTAGATTTGTATAATGGTGAAATTATTACCTATACAATTGGTTCTAGACCGACGTATTCACTTGTTTCAGAGATGTTAGAGAAAGCATTGGAACGTTTACCTGAAACCCACCAGCTACTGATGCATTCAGATCAAGGATGGCATTATCAAATGAGACAGTACGTCTGTACACTTGAATCAAGAGCTATCGTCCAGAGTATGTCTCGAAAAGGCAACTGTTACGACAACGCAGTAATAGAGAATTTCTTTGGGATTATGAAGTCGGAGTTCCTCTACATAAAAGAGTTTGAAAGTGTAGA from Bacillus basilensis includes the following:
- a CDS encoding IS3 family transposase (programmed frameshift), with amino-acid sequence MAKFTADEKIQIVLRYLNGNESYREMGRSIGISDTIILNWVNQYKQNGVEAFLKRCTNYTQQFKLDVLNFMIENGMSLFETAAIFNIPAPSTISVWKKQFETQGIDALQSKKKGRLSMKKDSNKQLKQALAEGSVEALEARIQQLEMENEYFKKVECLSSKQGKITKQDKAQVVYELRHKYSVKALVELATIPRSTYYDLVKKMNRPDVDADLKAEIKAIYEENEGRYGYRRIRDELTNRGQKVNHKKVQRIMKELGLKCVVRMKKYKSYKGKVGRIAPNFLERNFHTDAPNQKWVTDITEFKLFGEKLYVSPVLDLYNGEIITYTIGSRPTYSLVSEMLEKALERLPETHQLLMHSDQGWHYQMRQYVCTLESRAIVQSMSRKGNCYDNAVIENFFGIMKSEFLYIKEFESVEHFKRELEKYIDYYNTKRIKAKLKMSPVQYRTHFYQAA